From a region of the Erythrobacter neustonensis genome:
- the pgeF gene encoding peptidoglycan editing factor PgeF: MDFQTDTSPLLEGVPHAFFGSNGAKHQFGFGGPGDGADVRALRAAAAASLCPGGSLAAPHQVHSPDVVTVLQGWDDAAEGRPVADAVVTATPGIVLGIVTADCGPILFADRAAGVIGAAHAGWRGAVDGVLENTIAAMEALGATRGNIAAVLGPTIAQPSYEVDAPFRARFHVDAERFFAPAPMREGTARWHFDLPGFITARLTAAGLSKTADTARDTFAEVARYHSHRRATQAGEANYGRQISMIALP; encoded by the coding sequence GTGGACTTCCAGACCGACACTTCGCCGCTGCTCGAAGGCGTGCCGCACGCCTTTTTCGGCAGCAATGGGGCCAAGCACCAGTTCGGTTTCGGCGGGCCGGGCGACGGGGCCGATGTGCGCGCCTTGCGCGCGGCGGCGGCGGCATCGCTGTGTCCGGGCGGTAGCCTCGCCGCACCGCATCAGGTGCATTCGCCCGATGTGGTGACGGTCTTGCAAGGCTGGGACGATGCTGCCGAAGGGCGCCCGGTGGCCGATGCGGTGGTTACCGCCACGCCTGGCATCGTGCTGGGCATCGTTACCGCCGATTGCGGGCCCATCCTGTTTGCCGACCGCGCGGCGGGCGTAATCGGCGCGGCGCATGCGGGCTGGCGCGGGGCGGTGGACGGCGTGCTTGAAAACACCATCGCCGCAATGGAGGCGCTGGGCGCGACGCGCGGCAATATCGCCGCGGTTCTGGGGCCCACGATCGCGCAGCCCAGTTACGAGGTCGACGCGCCCTTTCGCGCGCGTTTTCACGTTGATGCCGAACGCTTTTTCGCGCCCGCACCGATGCGTGAAGGCACCGCGCGGTGGCATTTCGACCTGCCGGGTTTCATCACGGCGCGGCTGACTGCGGCAGGCCTTAGCAAAACTGCGGATACGGCGCGGGATACATTCGCCGAGGTTGCGCGTTACCATTCGCACAGACGCGCCACACAGGCGGGCGAGGCAAATTATGGTCGGCAGATCAGTATGATCGCGCTACCATAG
- the petA gene encoding ubiquinol-cytochrome c reductase iron-sulfur subunit yields MAPETAATTELTTADGVRRRDWIHVAALGTAGVGAASVLFPLISQMAPSQDVLAASTTEIDVGAIQPGQSIKATFRKQPLFVKRLTPEEIAAAKKDDAVDMRDPAALAERTKEGHEDVLVTMGVCTHLGCVPLGAAEGENKGEFGGYFCPCHGSHYDVAGRIRKGPAPKNLLVPEYEFKSDTVIRVG; encoded by the coding sequence ATGGCACCTGAAACGGCCGCTACTACCGAACTCACCACCGCAGACGGCGTGCGTCGCCGCGACTGGATTCACGTCGCCGCCCTGGGCACCGCCGGTGTCGGCGCGGCATCGGTACTGTTCCCGCTGATTTCGCAGATGGCGCCGTCGCAGGACGTGCTTGCCGCGAGCACCACCGAGATCGATGTCGGTGCGATCCAGCCCGGGCAGAGCATCAAGGCAACCTTCCGCAAGCAGCCGCTGTTCGTGAAGCGGCTCACCCCGGAAGAAATCGCCGCCGCCAAGAAGGATGATGCGGTCGACATGCGCGACCCCGCCGCACTGGCCGAACGCACCAAGGAAGGGCACGAGGACGTGCTCGTGACGATGGGCGTCTGCACCCACCTCGGCTGCGTGCCGCTGGGCGCGGCCGAAGGCGAGAACAAGGGCGAATTCGGCGGCTATTTCTGCCCCTGCCACGGTTCGCACTACGACGTCGCCGGACGCATCCGCAAAGGCCCTGCGCCCAAGAACCTGCTGGTGCCGGAATACGAGTTCAAGTCCGATACGGTCATCCGGGTCGGTTGA
- a CDS encoding adenine phosphoribosyltransferase — protein MTPHLSPEELKGLVRTVPDFPHPGIQFRDITTLIGHHQGMAASVHHLAAAARDAGADKIAGMEARGFIFGAAVAVQLGVGFVPVRKPGKLPIPTIGIDYALEYGTDRLEVDPGAIGAGENVVIVDDLIATGGTALASAELLRRAGAAVTHALFVIDLPDLGGADRLRQAGIAVTSLMAFEGE, from the coding sequence ATGACACCGCATCTCTCGCCGGAGGAGTTGAAGGGGCTGGTGCGCACCGTGCCCGACTTCCCGCACCCCGGCATCCAGTTCCGCGACATCACCACGCTGATCGGGCACCATCAGGGCATGGCGGCGAGCGTGCATCACCTTGCCGCCGCCGCGCGTGATGCCGGGGCGGACAAGATTGCCGGGATGGAGGCGCGCGGGTTCATCTTCGGCGCGGCGGTCGCGGTGCAGCTTGGCGTCGGCTTTGTCCCGGTGCGCAAACCCGGCAAGCTGCCGATCCCCACCATCGGCATCGACTACGCGCTCGAATACGGGACCGACCGGCTCGAAGTCGATCCGGGCGCGATCGGCGCGGGAGAGAATGTCGTGATCGTCGACGACCTGATCGCCACCGGCGGCACGGCACTGGCATCGGCCGAGCTGCTCCGCCGGGCAGGTGCGGCGGTGACCCATGCGCTGTTCGTGATCGACCTGCCCGATCTCGGCGGAGCCGATCGGTTGCGTCAGGCAGGGATTGCCGTCACATCCTTGATGGCCTTCGAAGGCGAATAG
- a CDS encoding GNAT family N-acetyltransferase: MTDQIAQPTITHHVQGAGGRYVAAVEGSTEQGYLEWEPGEEKDGNEVRIAAHTIVPREIGGRGVAAALVDRLVEDAGRQGFLIRPDCSYVARKFEENPGWAEFRV; this comes from the coding sequence ATGACCGACCAAATCGCCCAGCCCACCATCACCCACCACGTTCAGGGCGCGGGCGGCCGCTATGTCGCGGCGGTCGAGGGATCGACCGAACAGGGCTATCTCGAATGGGAACCGGGCGAGGAAAAGGACGGCAACGAAGTGCGGATCGCCGCGCACACCATCGTCCCGCGCGAAATCGGCGGGCGCGGCGTGGCGGCGGCGCTGGTCGACCGGCTGGTCGAGGATGCCGGGCGGCAGGGCTTCCTGATCCGCCCCGATTGCTCCTATGTCGCCAGGAAGTTCGAAGAGAACCCCGGCTGGGCCGAATTCAGGGTCTGA
- a CDS encoding DMT family transporter, whose product MSDASAPSMLSPRVLFPFLVTGTIWGSTWFVIAGQIADVPAAWGVFFRFMLATPALFVVAMLMGNRLRLNRAEHLLALGVGIAQFSGNFLFVYHAEQHITSGIVAVMFALLMVPNALFARVFIGERVQGGFIAGSMVAIAGVALLLAHEWNAAPLGGSVALGIVLAVGGMLSASIANVVQANPTGRGVPMVSLLSWAMLYGTVFDFGFALVTQGPPQVPVTWQFWAGTAYLAIIGSVVTFPLHYNLVREIGAGKTAYNGIVTVCVAMLLSTLFEGFAWDALSGAGMALALTGMGLALRARRVKAVQVQQSGALRR is encoded by the coding sequence GTGAGCGACGCATCCGCACCATCGATGCTCAGCCCGCGGGTGCTGTTCCCGTTTCTGGTGACCGGCACGATCTGGGGCTCGACCTGGTTCGTGATCGCCGGACAGATCGCCGATGTGCCCGCCGCGTGGGGGGTGTTCTTCCGCTTCATGCTGGCAACCCCGGCGCTGTTCGTGGTGGCGATGCTGATGGGCAACCGCCTGCGATTGAACCGCGCCGAACACCTGCTCGCGCTGGGCGTGGGGATCGCGCAGTTTTCGGGCAATTTCCTGTTCGTCTATCATGCCGAACAGCACATCACCTCAGGCATCGTCGCGGTGATGTTCGCGCTGCTGATGGTGCCCAATGCGCTGTTTGCCCGCGTCTTCATCGGCGAGCGGGTGCAGGGCGGATTTATCGCCGGCAGCATGGTGGCGATTGCGGGCGTCGCGCTGCTGCTCGCGCATGAATGGAACGCCGCCCCGCTCGGCGGCAGCGTGGCTTTGGGCATTGTGCTCGCGGTGGGGGGGATGCTGTCGGCCTCGATCGCCAACGTCGTGCAGGCCAACCCTACGGGCCGCGGCGTGCCGATGGTGAGCCTGCTGTCATGGGCGATGCTCTATGGAACGGTGTTCGACTTCGGCTTTGCGCTGGTTACGCAAGGCCCGCCGCAGGTGCCGGTGACGTGGCAGTTCTGGGCAGGAACGGCCTATCTCGCGATCATCGGGTCGGTGGTGACGTTCCCGCTGCACTACAATCTGGTGCGCGAGATCGGCGCGGGCAAGACCGCCTATAACGGGATCGTCACGGTGTGCGTGGCGATGCTGCTGTCGACGCTGTTCGAAGGGTTTGCGTGGGATGCGCTTTCGGGGGCCGGGATGGCGCTCGCGCTTACCGGCATGGGGCTGGCCTTGCGCGCGCGAAGGGTGAAGGCCGTGCAGGTCCAGCAATCGGGGGCGCTGCGGCGCTGA
- a CDS encoding NAD(P)-dependent oxidoreductase, which translates to MAHLLIFGLGYTAGRIATAMQGRGWQVRATGSAGDIAFADSDAVLAALDDASHVLSSVPPGRDGDDPVLSEYAEALKGRALFYLSSTGVYGDRGGAWVDEATPTIAQAGEGRRNARAEADAAWLAIGARAFRLPGIYGPGRSALDRAREGKARRMDIPGQVFSRIHVADIVSGVVAALEQDAPPGAYNLGDDLPTSGNDVTEHACRLLGLPLPPLETLESANLSDMARGFYMENRRVANGKARRVLGWQPKYPTYVEGLAALV; encoded by the coding sequence ATGGCCCATTTGCTGATCTTCGGGCTCGGCTACACCGCCGGGCGGATCGCCACCGCGATGCAGGGGCGCGGCTGGCAGGTGCGCGCGACGGGCAGCGCAGGCGACATCGCCTTTGCCGATTCCGACGCGGTGCTCGCCGCGCTGGACGATGCCAGCCACGTGCTCTCCTCTGTCCCGCCGGGCCGCGATGGCGATGATCCGGTGCTGAGCGAATATGCCGAGGCGCTGAAGGGCCGCGCATTGTTCTACCTTTCCTCCACCGGCGTTTACGGCGACCGCGGCGGGGCATGGGTCGACGAGGCGACCCCCACCATCGCGCAGGCCGGCGAAGGCCGCCGCAATGCGCGCGCCGAAGCCGATGCCGCATGGCTGGCGATAGGCGCGCGCGCGTTCCGGCTGCCGGGGATCTACGGGCCAGGCCGCTCCGCGCTTGACCGCGCGCGCGAGGGCAAGGCGCGGCGGATGGATATTCCGGGGCAGGTCTTCAGCCGCATCCATGTCGCCGACATCGTCAGCGGGGTGGTCGCCGCACTGGAGCAGGACGCGCCGCCGGGCGCCTACAATCTCGGCGATGATCTTCCCACCAGCGGCAATGACGTGACCGAGCACGCCTGCCGCTTGCTCGGGCTGCCGTTGCCGCCGCTGGAAACGCTGGAGAGCGCCAACCTGTCCGACATGGCGCGCGGGTTCTACATGGAGAACCGCCGCGTCGCCAACGGCAAGGCCAGACGCGTGCTGGGCTGGCAGCCCAAATATCCGACCTATGTCGAAGGGCTCGCCGCGCTCGTCTGA
- the pepN gene encoding aminopeptidase N, translating into MDIATTPTTPEGNPEIADAAPTPHDPPVIRREDYAPFAWAVPTTRLDFRLAPDATRVTATLDVERNPAADPSPELRLNGDSLTAESVTVDGAPATWRMDGPDLIVTLPGERHSVEIVTIIDPSANTQLMGLYASNGMLCTQCESEGFRRITFFPDRPDVLSTYAVRMEGDKAAFPILLCNGNRVAEGDNGDGTHWAEWHDPWPKPSYLFALVAGDLVANSKPFTTVSGRKVECNVWVRAEDLARTDHALESLHRSMKWDEEVFGREYDLDLYNIVAVSDFNMGAMENKGLNVFNTKYVLADPDTATDADFDAVEGVIAHEYFHNWSGNRITCRDWFQLSLKEGFTVLRDQMFSQDMRGEAVKRIEDVRILRAAQFPEDAGPLAHPIRPDSYREISNFYTATVYNKGAEVIRMMRSMVGETRFRAGTDLYFDRHDGEAATCEDFVRAIEDGAGVDLGQFRLWYSQAGTPRIAVSQMVEGDTLKLTLKQTVPATPGQPDKQPMPIPLKVAVHSRSGALGAEQLIVLDSAEQTFDLPLAGPDPVVSINRGFTAPVVIERSLSREDLVFLAAHDDDPFARSEALQELGVAHLVGAARGTLSAEEQADGEAAIIAAFRASLADAALDDAMRGELLVLPSETYLFEAMATGTQLADPGAIHTAREGLKAAIATALAGELQAAHARTSAIPLDDPAGRGARKVKTLVLGLIAAADPATAASLAAAQYDAADNMTGRQGALMVLCSLDVPEREARLAAFYERYKDNALVIDKWFTLQALSFHPDVIAHVRKLAEHPDFTIRNPNRVRSLHMAFAGNPKGFHKADGEGYRMVADVILALDPINPQTAARFVPALGRWRRIEPGRAALMKAELERILASGNLSRDTFEQVSRSLEG; encoded by the coding sequence ATGGATATCGCAACCACCCCCACCACGCCCGAAGGCAACCCCGAAATCGCGGATGCCGCCCCCACGCCGCACGATCCGCCGGTGATCCGGCGCGAGGATTATGCGCCCTTTGCCTGGGCGGTGCCGACCACGCGGCTCGATTTCCGGCTTGCCCCCGATGCCACCCGCGTCACCGCGACGCTGGACGTCGAACGCAACCCGGCAGCCGATCCCTCGCCCGAACTGCGGCTCAATGGCGACAGCCTGACCGCGGAGAGCGTGACGGTCGACGGCGCGCCAGCGACATGGCGGATGGACGGGCCCGATCTGATCGTGACCCTGCCGGGCGAGCGCCACAGCGTCGAGATCGTCACGATCATCGACCCTTCGGCCAACACGCAGCTGATGGGGCTGTATGCCTCGAACGGAATGCTGTGCACCCAGTGCGAGAGCGAGGGCTTCCGCCGCATCACCTTCTTCCCCGACCGGCCCGATGTCTTGTCGACCTATGCGGTGCGGATGGAGGGCGACAAGGCGGCCTTCCCGATCCTGCTGTGCAACGGCAACCGCGTGGCCGAAGGCGACAACGGCGATGGCACCCACTGGGCCGAATGGCACGACCCCTGGCCCAAGCCGTCCTACCTGTTCGCGCTGGTCGCGGGCGATCTGGTGGCGAATTCGAAGCCTTTCACCACGGTTTCGGGCCGCAAGGTCGAATGCAACGTCTGGGTGCGGGCCGAAGATCTGGCGCGCACCGATCACGCGCTCGAATCGCTCCACCGCTCGATGAAGTGGGACGAGGAAGTGTTCGGGCGCGAATACGACCTCGATCTCTACAACATCGTCGCCGTCTCCGATTTCAACATGGGGGCAATGGAGAACAAGGGGCTCAACGTCTTCAACACCAAATACGTGCTGGCCGACCCCGACACCGCGACCGACGCCGATTTCGACGCGGTCGAAGGCGTGATCGCGCACGAATACTTCCACAACTGGTCGGGCAACCGCATCACCTGCCGCGACTGGTTCCAGCTTTCCTTGAAGGAGGGCTTCACCGTGCTGCGCGACCAGATGTTCAGCCAGGACATGCGCGGCGAGGCGGTCAAGCGGATCGAGGATGTGCGCATCCTGCGCGCAGCGCAGTTCCCCGAGGATGCCGGGCCGCTCGCGCACCCGATCCGGCCCGACAGCTACCGCGAGATCAGCAACTTCTACACCGCGACCGTCTACAACAAGGGCGCGGAAGTCATCCGCATGATGCGCTCGATGGTGGGCGAGACGCGGTTCCGCGCCGGGACCGATCTCTATTTCGACCGCCACGACGGCGAGGCGGCGACCTGCGAGGATTTCGTCCGCGCGATCGAGGACGGGGCCGGGGTCGATCTTGGCCAGTTCCGGCTGTGGTATTCGCAGGCCGGCACGCCGCGCATCGCGGTCTCGCAGATGGTCGAGGGCGACACGCTCAAGCTGACGCTCAAGCAGACGGTGCCCGCCACCCCCGGCCAGCCCGACAAGCAGCCCATGCCGATCCCGCTCAAGGTCGCGGTCCATTCGCGGAGCGGCGCGCTGGGTGCCGAGCAGCTGATCGTGCTCGACAGCGCGGAGCAGACGTTCGATCTGCCGCTTGCCGGGCCCGATCCGGTGGTCTCGATCAACCGCGGCTTTACCGCTCCCGTGGTGATCGAACGCAGCCTCTCGCGCGAGGATCTGGTGTTCCTCGCCGCGCACGATGACGATCCCTTCGCGCGGTCGGAAGCCTTGCAGGAGCTTGGCGTCGCCCATCTGGTCGGCGCGGCGCGCGGCACGCTTTCGGCAGAGGAACAGGCCGACGGTGAGGCGGCGATCATCGCGGCCTTCCGCGCGAGCCTTGCCGACGCGGCGCTCGACGATGCGATGCGCGGCGAACTGCTGGTGCTGCCATCCGAAACCTATCTGTTCGAAGCGATGGCAACGGGAACGCAGCTTGCCGATCCCGGCGCGATCCACACCGCGCGCGAGGGGCTGAAGGCCGCGATCGCAACGGCCCTTGCGGGCGAATTGCAGGCCGCGCACGCACGCACCAGCGCGATCCCGCTCGATGATCCTGCCGGCCGCGGCGCGCGCAAGGTCAAGACGCTTGTCCTCGGCCTGATCGCGGCTGCCGATCCTGCCACCGCAGCATCGCTGGCCGCGGCGCAGTATGATGCGGCCGACAACATGACCGGTCGGCAAGGCGCGCTGATGGTCTTGTGCAGCCTCGATGTGCCCGAACGCGAAGCGCGGCTTGCCGCCTTCTACGAGCGGTACAAGGACAACGCGCTGGTGATCGACAAGTGGTTCACGCTGCAGGCGCTGTCGTTCCACCCCGATGTGATCGCGCATGTTCGCAAGCTTGCCGAACATCCCGATTTCACGATCCGCAATCCCAACCGCGTGCGCTCGCTCCACATGGCGTTTGCGGGCAATCCCAAGGGCTTCCACAAGGCCGATGGCGAGGGATACCGGATGGTCGCCGACGTGATCCTCGCACTGGACCCTATCAATCCGCAGACCGCGGCGCGATTCGTGCCGGCGCTGGGCCGCTGGCGGCGGATCGAGCCGGGGCGTGCGGCGCTGATGAAGGCCGAGCTTGAACGGATTCTGGCCAGCGGTAACCTGTCGCGCGACACCTTCGAGCAGGTCAGCCGCTCGCTCGAAGGCTGA
- a CDS encoding threonine aldolase family protein translates to MTLAKPFLSDNAAAVHPRVWDAMRKADQPDNPYDGDRLSAELDARFTALFGRECAALWVATGTAANCLALGTLVQPHGGVVCHAEAHIEVDEGGAPGFFLHGAKLMLAQGEGAKLTPEAIAAFVDPIRNDVHQVQPHAIAITQASEYGRAYTPGELAALAAFAKDRRLGLHMDGARFANAAAFLGGSAQTAARAASGPVDSLAFGFIKNGGMGAEAVVLFDPERAMDVRYRRKRAGHLQCKGRYLAAQILAMLENDLWLANAAHANAAAQEVAAGCADRLLHPVEANELFVRLTEAERAALRAQDFAFYDWGADSARFVTAWNTRPEDAQALGKAIAAL, encoded by the coding sequence ATGACCCTCGCCAAACCCTTCCTGTCCGACAACGCCGCCGCCGTCCACCCCCGCGTGTGGGACGCGATGCGCAAGGCCGACCAACCGGACAACCCATACGACGGGGACCGGCTTTCCGCCGAGCTCGACGCGCGGTTCACCGCATTGTTCGGGCGCGAATGCGCCGCGCTGTGGGTGGCGACGGGCACGGCGGCCAATTGCCTGGCGCTGGGCACGCTGGTGCAGCCACATGGCGGGGTGGTGTGCCACGCCGAAGCGCATATCGAGGTCGACGAGGGCGGCGCGCCGGGCTTCTTCCTCCACGGTGCCAAGTTGATGCTGGCGCAAGGCGAGGGCGCAAAGCTGACGCCCGAAGCCATCGCGGCCTTCGTCGATCCGATCCGCAACGACGTGCATCAGGTGCAGCCGCACGCGATCGCGATCACGCAGGCAAGCGAATATGGCCGCGCCTATACGCCGGGCGAACTGGCGGCGCTTGCCGCCTTTGCCAAGGATCGCCGGCTTGGCCTGCACATGGACGGCGCACGCTTTGCCAATGCCGCCGCCTTCCTCGGCGGTTCGGCGCAAACGGCGGCGCGCGCTGCGAGCGGGCCGGTCGACAGCCTCGCCTTCGGCTTCATCAAGAACGGCGGCATGGGGGCCGAGGCGGTGGTGCTGTTCGATCCCGAGCGCGCGATGGACGTGCGCTATCGCCGCAAGCGCGCCGGCCACCTGCAATGCAAGGGCCGCTATCTCGCCGCGCAGATCCTCGCGATGCTCGAGAATGACCTGTGGCTCGCTAACGCCGCGCACGCCAATGCCGCCGCGCAGGAAGTTGCCGCGGGCTGCGCCGACCGTCTGCTGCACCCGGTCGAGGCGAACGAGCTGTTCGTGCGCCTGACCGAAGCCGAGCGCGCGGCGCTGCGCGCGCAGGATTTCGCCTTTTACGATTGGGGCGCGGATTCGGCGCGCTTCGTCACCGCTTGGAACACGCGGCCCGAGGATGCGCAGGCGCTGGGCAAGGCGATCGCCGCATTGTGA
- a CDS encoding cytochrome c1 — protein MTIRLGGIIVGLAITAVLVLWSLLPGAYNYAFGPAPEKQPSYAFYEHGEGPEGGFAFDGAFGKWDMAQLQRGYQVYKEVCAACHSLKFVSFRNLRQLGYTEAEVDAEAKSWTVPGIDPQTGEATTRPGLPTDAFPSPYPNAIAAAAANNNAIPPDLSLMTKARHDGSNYVYDLLTGYGEPDPAKAAKVGFETPDGLYFNKHFPNVNIAMPPPLSDGQVTFADGTASTVPQMSKDVAAFLTWTAEPSLVERRQTGWFVVGFLLFATVLAFLSYKQIWAGLKPKKK, from the coding sequence ATGACTATTCGTCTTGGAGGCATCATCGTCGGCCTCGCCATCACTGCGGTGCTGGTGTTGTGGTCGCTGCTGCCCGGTGCCTACAACTACGCTTTCGGCCCGGCGCCGGAAAAGCAGCCCTCCTATGCCTTCTACGAGCATGGCGAAGGCCCCGAGGGCGGCTTTGCCTTCGACGGCGCGTTCGGCAAGTGGGACATGGCCCAGCTGCAGCGCGGCTACCAGGTCTACAAGGAAGTCTGTGCGGCCTGCCACAGCCTGAAGTTCGTCTCGTTCCGGAACCTGCGTCAGCTGGGTTACACCGAAGCCGAAGTCGATGCCGAAGCGAAGAGCTGGACCGTGCCCGGCATCGACCCGCAGACCGGTGAAGCCACCACCCGTCCGGGCCTGCCGACCGATGCCTTCCCGAGCCCCTATCCCAATGCGATTGCCGCAGCGGCCGCGAACAACAACGCGATCCCGCCCGATCTTTCGCTGATGACCAAGGCGCGTCACGACGGCAGCAACTACGTCTATGACCTGCTGACGGGTTACGGCGAACCCGACCCGGCCAAGGCGGCCAAGGTCGGCTTCGAGACGCCCGATGGCCTCTACTTTAACAAGCACTTCCCCAACGTGAACATCGCGATGCCCCCGCCGCTGAGCGATGGTCAGGTGACCTTCGCCGACGGTACGGCATCGACGGTGCCGCAGATGTCGAAGGACGTTGCCGCCTTCCTGACCTGGACCGCCGAGCCTTCGCTGGTGGAACGCCGTCAGACGGGCTGGTTCGTGGTCGGCTTCCTGCTGTTTGCGACCGTGCTTGCCTTCCTCAGCTACAAGCAGATCTGGGCCGGGCTGAAGCCCAAGAAGAAGTAA
- a CDS encoding cytochrome b translates to MSFAWAKQYEPKTGLTKWLDEKLPLPRLVYNAVGAGYPVPRNLNYMWNFGVLAGVCLMIQIITGVVLAMHYAANGLVAFATVEHIMRDVNYGWMLRYAHANGASFFFIVIYMHIFRGLFYSSYKAPREMIWLLGVVIFLLMMATAFMGYVLPWGQMSFWGAQVITGLFSAIPLVGEPLQVWLLGGFAPDNAALNRFFSLHFLLPFVIAGVVILHIWALHIPGSSNPTGVEVKQESDTVPFHPYYTAKDGFGLGVFLILFTAMVFFLPNALGHPDNYIEANPLSTPAHIVPEWYFWPFYAILRAFTGDLTIPFTGITLIPAKLLGVIAMFGSILLWFILPWLDKSPVRSGHYRPLFRKFFWFGLIPTMAVLFYCGGAPAEEPFVVLSQIATAYYFLHFLVILPIISQIEVPKPLPFSITEAVVGQDPAREAPRAGVVNGGDAGNLPDGSLQPAE, encoded by the coding sequence ATGAGTTTCGCCTGGGCCAAGCAATACGAACCGAAGACCGGATTGACCAAGTGGCTTGATGAAAAGCTGCCGTTGCCGCGTCTCGTCTACAACGCTGTCGGGGCCGGTTATCCGGTGCCGCGCAACCTCAACTACATGTGGAACTTCGGCGTGCTCGCCGGGGTCTGCCTGATGATCCAGATCATCACCGGGGTCGTCCTGGCGATGCACTACGCGGCCAATGGCCTCGTGGCCTTCGCCACCGTCGAACACATCATGCGCGATGTGAACTACGGCTGGATGCTGCGTTATGCCCACGCCAACGGCGCGAGCTTCTTCTTCATCGTCATCTACATGCACATCTTCCGCGGCCTGTTCTATTCGTCGTACAAGGCCCCGCGCGAGATGATCTGGCTGCTGGGTGTGGTGATCTTCCTGCTCATGATGGCGACCGCCTTCATGGGTTACGTGCTTCCCTGGGGCCAGATGAGCTTCTGGGGCGCGCAGGTGATTACCGGACTGTTCAGCGCGATCCCCTTGGTGGGTGAGCCGCTGCAGGTGTGGCTGCTGGGCGGTTTCGCGCCCGACAACGCCGCGCTGAACCGCTTCTTCAGCTTGCACTTCCTGTTGCCCTTCGTGATCGCGGGCGTCGTGATCCTGCACATCTGGGCGCTGCACATTCCCGGCTCGTCGAACCCGACCGGCGTTGAAGTGAAGCAGGAATCGGACACCGTTCCGTTCCACCCCTATTACACCGCCAAGGACGGCTTCGGTCTCGGCGTGTTCCTGATCCTGTTCACCGCGATGGTCTTCTTCCTGCCCAACGCGCTGGGTCACCCCGACAACTACATCGAGGCCAACCCGCTCTCGACGCCTGCGCACATCGTTCCCGAATGGTACTTCTGGCCGTTCTACGCGATCCTGCGTGCCTTCACCGGCGATCTCACCATCCCCTTCACCGGCATCACCCTGATCCCGGCGAAGCTTCTGGGTGTGATCGCGATGTTCGGTTCGATCCTGCTGTGGTTCATCCTGCCCTGGCTGGACAAGAGCCCGGTGCGTTCGGGTCACTACCGCCCGCTGTTCCGCAAGTTCTTCTGGTTCGGTCTGATCCCGACCATGGCGGTGCTGTTCTACTGCGGCGGCGCGCCGGCCGAGGAACCCTTCGTGGTGCTCAGCCAGATCGCAACCGCGTATTACTTCCTGCACTTCCTGGTGATCCTGCCGATCATCAGCCAGATCGAAGTGCCCAAGCCGCTGCCCTTCTCGATCACCGAAGCGGTGGTCGGTCAGGACCCGGCCCGGGAAGCGCCGCGTGCCGGTGTGGTGAATGGCGGCGACGCCGGAAACCTGCCCGATGGATCGCTGCAACCGGCCGAGTGA